A window of Phyllopteryx taeniolatus isolate TA_2022b chromosome 19, UOR_Ptae_1.2, whole genome shotgun sequence contains these coding sequences:
- the LOC133469736 gene encoding myoferlin-like isoform X3, whose product MEESAASLPKKKVGSPDPITTVVFRDEKKKTNSIDSEVNPVWNEILEFNLNGAALEPNSHVDVIVKDSETFGKDKFIGSTRIPLRELASGQLRSLPSKNVPLVDENGHNIGATVNLVIGYDPPPNANSNADESHDGDSTLDSGGGEQGDETAPDGAPGGSAMSPSTPGHSASLRRRVVRSQNRRRLVNKPQDFQIRIRLIKARQLPGNNIKPVVKVQVCGQTHRTRIKRGNNPFFDEMFFYNVHMLPSDLFEQNIGFRVYNSYSLRADSLMGEFKLDVGYVYDEPGHCVMRKWLLLNDPDDSSSGAKGYLKVSLFVVGIGDEQPSEKRGSNDDQDDIESNLLLPAGVTLRWATLSLKVFRAEDIPQMDDAFIQSLKEVFGGNENKKNLVDPFIEARFAGKKLCTQIVEKNANPEWNQVLNLQVKFPSMCERVKLTVFDWDRVTGNDAVGTTYFNLAKIASSGGEIEEEHAGNAEMSSFEAGTGESEVGFLPVFGPCFINLYGSPREFSGLPDPYEDLNLGKGEGVAYRGRVLVEMSTKLEGKVDKAVDSIPSDDILVVQKYQRRRKFCLCAVFHSASMIQEPGEPIQFEVSIGNYGNKLDTTCKPLASTTQYSCAVFDGNHYYYLPWAGTKPVVVVTSFWEDISHRMDTVNIILYIYRRLQSNLEDFRTAVLAKAPDKQLSGVWVKLLSQLIEDLENFPTPELEGRSNLTSLDLQLKKLRDSGLKSIERAARRMREEAQDIPDTLADIESWAEKLSSLAEEPQNSMPDVIIWMLRGESRVAYSRIPAHQILYSTYSEQACGQHCGKTHTIVLKYPMDKNRGLKVPVQIRVNMWLGLSAHEKKFNSFSEGTFSVFAELYENQASMFGKWGTTGLVGRHKFSDVTGNLKLKKEYFMPPRGWEWESGWFIDPEKALLTEADAGHTEFMDEVFQNETRFPGGEWKAASEPFTDVNGEKSRNPGEFDCPPGWTWEDEWTVDINRAVDDQGWECGLTIPPDDKPRSWVPAEKVYHVHRRRRLVRPRKRVALPAGATMERRDQGDPEGWEFSSLIGRKFHRKERSSDTFRRRRWRRKMAPEDRLGASAIFKLEGALGVDTEEKERSSKGDVTKMFGANTPTVSCSLDRSCMYHLRVYVYQARNMTSMDKDSFSDPYAHVSFLHLSKTTEKLRATLNPTWDQTLIFNHVEIYGDPQALAQHPPDVVIEFYDHDQVGKDELLGRCLCAPLVKLNPSMDQTPKLLWHPIMQRGCEEGAALVAAELILKDKSGESDLPLVPPKRAENLYMVPQGIRPIVQLTAVEILAWGLRNMKPYQLATVSSPSLVVECGGDRVESAVIRNMKKSPNFPSSVLFIKVLLPKDEMYTPPIVLKVIDHRPFGRKPVVGQCTITSLEQFRCDPYVITAEGAMASKMALMAALPSRHVSINMDETRLLLETQTIEKEKQTVDWWSKFYVSVGEHEKCGPYIKKGYDTLKVYDCELEDIPQFKGLTDFCSTFKLQRGKNEDGDDDPSVVGEFKGSFKVYPLPDDPGVTPPPRQFRELPDSGPQECLVRIYVVQAIDLQPKDNNGRCDPYMKISLGKNTIDDRDHYLPNTTNPVFGRMFEMTCFLPQDKDLKISVYDYDLLSRDEKVGETVIDLENRFLSRYNSYCGLPQTYCTSGINQWRDQLKPSEILENLARLKGFSKPRTEDNGNSLAFNGREYTLAQFEDKKEIHEHLGPAWERLCLHVLRTQGLVPEHVEARTLYSSFQPNLSQGRLQMWVDVFPKSMGAPGPPFDITPRKPKKHFLRVVIWNTTDVTLDETSVTGEHMSDIYVKGWMPGMEEDKQRTDVHYRSLDGDGNFNWRFVFEFDYLPAEQLCLVSKKEHFWSLDKTEFRIPPKLSIQIWDNDKFSLDDYLGTLELYLHNLIPPAKTPEKCSLSMMDNVDTDVQHKPEPAKCLFTQKSVRGWWPCSIERDGNKALGGKVEMTLEIVSEADVDEKPAGKGRDEPNMNPKLDPPKRPETSFFWFTNPCKTMKFIVWRRFRCLFIGLIILTIVLLFLAILLYSLPNYISMKIVKPLK is encoded by the exons ATGGAAG AGTCAGCTGCAAGTCTGCCCAAAAAGAAAGTTGGAAGTCCTGATCCAATCACAACAGTGGTGTTTAGAG atgaaaagaaaaaaacaaactctaTTGACAGTGAAGTGAATCCTGTATGGAATGAG ATCCTTGAGTTTAACCTGAACGGAGCCGCGCTAGAACCCAACTCCCATGTTGACGTGATTGTGAAAGACTCCGAGACTTTTGGGAAAGATAA ATTCATCGGGTCAACAAGAATTCCTTTGAGAGAGCTTGCCTCTGGTCAACTTAGATCATTACCATCTAAAAATGTGCCTCTAGTTGATGAGAATGGCCACAATATTGGT GCCACCGTGAACCTCGTCATTGGCTATGATCCTCCACCCAATGCTAACTCAAATGCCGACGAGTCACATGATGGTGATTCTACTTTGGATTCTG GTGGTGGAGAACAAGGTGATGAGACTGCACCTGATGGGGCTCCGGGTGGTTCTGCGATGAGTCCCTCGACTCCCGGTCACTCCGCTAGCCTCCGCAGGCGAGTCGTAAGGTCACAGAACAGACGGCGGCTTGTCAACAAACCTCAGGACTTCCAG ATCCGCATCCGTCTCATCAAGGCCCGTCAGTTGCCAGGCAACAACATCAAGCCGGTGGTCAAGGTTCAGGTGTGCGGCCAGACCCACAGGACAAGGATTAAGCGGGGAAACAACCCATTCTTTGACGAG ATGTTTTTCTATAATGTCCACATGCTTCCATCAGACCTGTTTGAACAGAACATCGGTTTTCGG GTTTATAATTCCTACTCCCTAAGGGCTGACAGTCTGATGGGAGAATTTAAG CTTGACGTTGGCTATGTGTATGATGAACCAG GCCACTGTGTCATGAGGAAGTGGCTGCTCCTGAACGATCCGGATGACTCCAGCTCTGGGGCGAAAGGGTACCTGAAAGTCAGCCTTTTCGTGGTGGGGATCGGTGACGAGCAGCCG TCAGAGAAGAGGGGATCCAATGATGACCAAGATGACATTGAAAGTAACCTGCTGCTTCCAGCTGGTGTCACTCTACGATGGGCCACGTTATCGCTCAAGGTTTTCAGGGCAGAAGATATCCCGCAAA TGGATGATGCCTTCATCCAGTCACTCAAGGaagtttttgggggaaatgaaaaTAAGAAGAACCTGGTGGATCCTTTCATAGAGGCTCGTTTCGCTGGCAAAAAG CTATGTACTCAGATCGTAGAGAAGAACGCAAACCCAGAGTGGAACCAAGTGTTGAATCTCCAAGTCAAG TTCCCATCTATGTGTGAGCGTGTCAAACTGACAGTCTTTGATTG GGATCGTGTGACCGGGAATGATGCTGTTGGCACCACATACTTCAACCTGGCCAAAATAGCCTCCTCTGGGGGTGAAATAGAAG AGGAACATGCAGGAAATGCGGAAATGTCATCATTTGAAG CCGGAACGGGAGAGTCAGAGGTTGGTTTCCTGCCTGTCTTTGGTCCCTGCTTCATCAACCTCTATGGCAGCCCCAGAGAGTTCAGTGGACTGCCTGACCCTTACGAAGATCTGAATTTGGGAAAG GGTGAAGGAGTGGCCTACAGGGGCAGGGTCCTGGTCGAAATGTCCACGAAGTTAGAGGGCAAAGTTGACAAAGCAGTAGACAGCATCCCCAGTGATGACATCTTGGTGGTACAG AAATACCAGAGGAGAAGGAAGTTCTGTCTCTGTGCAGTCTTCCACAGTGCCTCCATGATACAAGAACCAGGGGAGCCGATCCAGTTTGAGGTCAGCATCGGTAACTATGGCAACAAACTCGACACCACCTGCAAACCGTTGGCCTCCACCACTCAGTATAGCTGTGCTGTGTTTGATG GTAACCACTACTATTACCTGCCGTGGGCTGGCACCAAGCCAGTAGTCGTGGTCACCTCATTCTGGGAGGACATCAGCCACCGCATGGACACTGTCAATATTATCCTTTATATCTATCGCCGCTTG CAATCTAACCTAGAAGACTTTAGAACAGCTGTCTTGGCTAAAGCACCCGACAAACAGCTATCTGGTGTCTGGGTGAAGTTGCTGAGTCAGCTTATTGAAGACCTAGAAAA TTTCCCAACACCGGAGCTGGAAGGCCGTTCCAACCTGACATCCCTGGACCTCCAACTCAAGAAGCTGCGAGACAGTGGCTTGAAGAGCATCGAGCGGGCGGCCAGACGCATGAGAGAGGAGGCCCAAGACATCCCTGACACTCTGGCTGACATCGAGTCGTGGGCGGAAAAACTCTCATCGCTTGCGGAAGAG CCCCAGAACAGCATGCCCGATGTAATCATTTGGATGCTCCGCGGTGAGAGCAGGGTGGCCTACAGCCGCATACCAGCTCACCAAATCCTCTACTCCACATACAGTGAGCAGGCTTGTGGACAACACTGTGGCAAAACCCATACTATCGTTTTAAAG TACCCAATGGACAAAAACAGAGGCTTGAAGGTGCCTGTTCAGATTCGAGTCAACATGTGGCTGGGTTTGTCTGCACATGAAAAGAAGTTCAACTCCTTTTCTGAGGGGACCTTCAGTGTGTTTGCAGAGCTG TACGAGAACCAAGCCAGTATGTTTGGAAAGTGGGGAACCACAGGACTGGTGGGGCGCCATAAATTCTCTGACGTAACGGGCAACCTCAAGTTGAAAAAGGAGTACTTCATGCCTCCGAGAGGATGGGAGTGGGAGTCGGGCTGGTTTATTGACCCGGAGAAAGC TCTCTTAACGGAGGCAGATGCAGGACACACTGAATTCATGGATGAGGTTTTCCAAAATGAGACCCGCTTCCCTGGTGGAGAGTGGAAGGCCGCCTCCGAGCCTTTCACCGATGTG AATGGAGAGAAAAGCCGAAATCCAGGGGAATTCGATTGTCCTCCTGGCTGGACGTGGGAGGATGAGTGGACAGTTGACATCAACAGAGCTGTGGATGATCAAG GATGGGAATGTGGACTGACCATTCCCCCAGATGACAAGCCTCGGTCCTGGGTGCCGGCGGAGAAGGTGTACCACGTCCACCGTAGGAGACGGCTGGTTCGACCTCGCAAGAGAGTCGCACTTCCTGCGGGTGCCACCATGGAG AGGCGCGACCAGGGAGATCCGGAGGGCTGGGAATTCTCATCACTGATCGGCCGGAAGTTCCACAGGAAGGAGCGTTCGTCGGATACGTTTCGTCGGCGGCGGTGGAGGAGAAAGATGGCGCCAGAAGACCGCTTAGGAGCATCAGCCATCTTCAAACTCGAGGGTGCACTG GGTGTTGATacagaggagaaagaaagaagctCCAAGGGCGACGTCACTAAGATGTTTGGTGCCAACACGCCCACTGTGTCCTGCTCCTTAGACC GGTCATGTATGTATCACCTACGTGTGTATGTCTATCAGGCAAGAAACATGACATCTATGGACAAAGACAGTTTTTCTG ATCCCTATGCCCACGTCTCTTTCCTACATCTAAGTAAGACAACAGAAAAGCTGCGTGCAACGTTAAACCCAACCTGGGACCAAACCCTGATTTTTAATCATGTGGAAATTTACGGGGACCCGCAGGCTCTTGCGCAACATCCCCCGGATGTTGTCATAGAATTCTACGACCATGACCAAGTG GGCAAGGATGAGCTGTTGGGTCGGTGTCTTTGCGCTCCACTGGTCAAGTTGAATCCCAGCATGGATCAGACACCCAAACTGCTTTGGCATCCCATCATGCAGAGGGGGTGCGAGGAAGGGGCGGCACTGGTTGCTGCTGAACTTATTCTCAAAGATAAG TCAGGAGAGTCAGATCTTCCTCTGGTTCCCCCAAAGAGGGCAGAGAACCTCTACATGGTTCCGCAAGGTATCCGGCCGATTGTGCAGCTCACTGCGGTGGAG ATTCTAGCATGGGGTCTGAGGAACATGAAGCCCTATCAGCTGGCCACAGTGTCCTCACCCAGCCTGGTGGTGGAGTGCGGCGGGGACAGGGTGGAATCTGCAGTCATCAGGAACATGAAGAAGAGCCCCAACTTCCCCAGCTCGGTCCTCTTCATCAAAGTG CTTCTACCGAAGGATGAGATGTACACTCCTCCGATTGTGCTAAAGGTGATTGACCACCGTCCATTTGGCAGGAAACCGGTGGTGGGCCAGTGCACCATCACCTCTCTGGAGCAGTTCCGCTGCGATCCGTATGTGATCACGGCCGAGGGAGCTATGGCTTCCAAAA TGGCCCTCATGGCGGCGTTGCCTTCCAGACACGTTTCCATCAACATGGATGAAACTAGACTACTGTTAGAAACTCAG ACCATAGAGAAG GAAAAGCAGACTGTGGATTGGTGGAGTAAATTCTACGTTTCGGTGGGCGAGCATGAGAAATGTGGCCCTTATATCAAGAAAGGATATGACACCCTCAAA GTCTATGACTGTGAACTCGAAGACATCCCACAATTCAAAGGGCTGACAGACTTCTGCAGCACTTTCAAACTGCAGCGAGGCAAGAACGAGGACGGGGATGACGACCCGAGTGTGGTCGGGGAGTTCAAG GGCTCGTTTAAAGTGTACCCTCTGCCAGATGACCCAGGTGTCACCCCTCCCCCCCGGCAATTCCGAGAGCTGCCCGATAGTGGACCCCAGGAGTGTCTGGTCAGGATTTATGTGGTCCAGGCCATCGATCTCCAGCCTAAAGACAATAACGGCAGA TGTGACCCATATATGAAGATATCCCTGGGAAAGAACACAATTGATGACAGAGACCATTACCTCCCCAACACAACCAACCCTGTGTTTGGAAG GATGTTTGAGATGACGTGTTTCCTGCCCCAAGACAAAGACCTGAAAATCTCCGTTTACGACTATGACCTCCTGAGTCGCGACGAGAAGGTCGGGGAGACGGTGATCGATCTGGAGAACCGCTTCCTGTCCCGTTATAACTCCTACTGCGGCCTGCCACAAACCTACTGCAC TTCTGGAATCAACCAGTGGCGGGACCAGCTGAAGCCGTCTGAGATCTTGGAGAACCTAGCTCGCCTGAAAGGCTTTTCCAAACCCAGGACGGAGGACAACGGCAATTCACTTGCCTTTAATGGAAGAGAATACACGCTAGCTCAGTTTG AGGACAAAAAGGAGATTCATGAACACTTGGGTCCAGCCTGGGAGCGTCTGTGTCTGCATGTCTTGCGAACACAGGGACTGGTACCCGAGCATGTGGAGGCCAGGACACTTTACAGCAGCTTTCAGCCCAATCTGTCCCAG GGAAGGCTTCAGATGTGGGTGGATGTTTTCCCCAAAAGCATGGGCGCGCCCGGTCCCCCTTTTGACATCACCCCACGCAAGCCGAAGAA GCATTTCCTGCGCGTCGTCATTTGGAACACGACAGACGTGACTCTGGATGAGACGAGCGTCACCGGAGAGCACATGAGCGACATTTATGTTAAAGG TTGGATGCCAGGAATGGAGGAGGACAAGCAGCGGACCGATGTCCACTACAGGTCTCTAGACGGAGACGGCAACTTCAATTGGAGGTTCGTCTTTGAATTTGACTACCTTCCTGCGGAGCAACTCTGCCTCGTCTCAAAGAAG GAGCACTTTTGGAGTCTGGACAAAACTGAGTTCAGGATCCCACCCAAACTGAGTATCCAGATATGGGACAATGACAAATTCTCACTGGATGATTATCTTG GAACGCTGGAGCTCTATTTGCACAACTTGATTCCCCCTGCAAAGACGCCAGAGAAGTGCTCACTGTCCATGATGGACAATGTGGATACAGACGTGCAACACAAGCCTGAACCTGCCAAGTGTCTGTTTACCCAGAAGTCAGTGAGGGGCTGGTGGCCCTGTTCTATTGAGCGAGATGGGAACAAGGCCTTAGGG GGCAAAGTagagatgactttggaaattgTGAGTGAAGCTGATGTGGATGAAAAACCGGCAGGAAAAGGCAGGGATGAACCAAACATGAACCCTAAACTGGACCCTCCCAA GCGCCCAGAAACATCCTTCTTTTGGTTCACCAACCCATGCAAGACCATGAAGTTCATTGTATGGCGAAGGTTCCGGTGTCTCTTCATTGGACTCATTATTCTCACCATTgtgctcctcttcctcgccATCTTGCTGTACTCTCTACCG AACTACATCTCCATGAAGATAGTGAAGCCACTAAAATAA